TGTTCCGCGACGGCGGCACCGTGACCGTGCAGCTGCGGCTGTGCGTGACCGTCTCGGATGCCGAGGTCGATGAGGACGGCGGGAGCGTCGAGGTGCCGATCGTGCTCTCGGCGGCCCCCACCGAGCCGGTGCGGGTGACCTGGTCGACGAAGGACGGCTCGGCGAAGGGCGGCGAGGACTTCGAGGCCCTCTACGGCACCGTCGAGTTCGCACCCGGTGAGCACGAGCAGTCGGTCGTCATCCCGATCATCGACGACGAGTACCGCGACGGCGACCTCGAGTTCTTCGTGCGGCTCGAGCTCGCGATCGGTGCGGAGATCGTGCACGACGAGGCGCTCGTGATCATCCGCGAGAACGAGTCGATGCCGGAGTGGACCACGCGCGTGGTCGACCCGCTCGCCCGCGTGCGCATCAGTCACCTGGACGAGTCGACGGTGTACTGGGGGCGCGCCGACGACGACAGCACCTCGTACGCCACCCGGCTCTCCGACGGCCGGGTGACCGAGCTGGCCGGCGTCCATCGGGTCGTCGACACGAGCGACGGCGTCGCGATCGGGATGTGCGCCTCGGAGGATCCGGGCGTGTTCGAGGAGCCGTGCTGGAGCGCCGACGGCGAGGAGTGGGAGCCCATGTGGTCGCCCGCCGGCGGCACGACCGAGCTCATCGCACTGTCGGCCTACGGGCATGTCGTGGGTCGCTTCACCCCGACCGGGCACCCCGAGTCGGCGCGCGACCTGGTCTGGATCAGCCCCGACGAGACCCCGGGCGATCTGACGGGTCCCGGCGCGGTGGTGGACATGAACGCCCGCGGCGAGATGATCTTCGTGTCGCGCACGGGAGACGGGCGCAGTTGGTTCCGCGACGCCGCGGGCACCGCGGTGGAGCTGCCCGGTTCGGGCGACGAGACCCGGACGCGCACGGTCGCGACCGCCCTGAACGACGAGGGCGATGTGGTCGGCTACTGGGATGGGCCGGGCGCGACGCCGCTGGCCTGGGCCTGGAACGCGGGTGACGTGGTCGAGCTGGGCCGCGGTGCGCCCACCGACGTGAACAACCGCGGCGACGTCATCGGCGAGGTCGAGGTGCAGGGTCTGCCGCGCGCCTGGATCAGCTGGGACGGTCGCTGGGAGCTGCTGCACGAGGTGGGGGATGCCGTGGACCTCGGCTACGGCGCCTACACGGGCACCTCCCGCATCAACGAGTCGCGGATCATCGCCGCCTCGCTCGGGCTGCGCGAGTTCGACGCGCACAGCGACGTCGTGCTCTACCCGACGGGGACCGCCCCCGAGCCGCCGCGCCTCGAGTTCGGGGGCCGGATGGACGAGGAGCTCGTGGCGGGCGACGGCGACGACCGCGTGCTCGTGAGCGGGCGCACGATCGACGGCAACCTCGTGCGACTCACCGCGATCGTGCGCGACAACGACGCTCCCGACGAGCCCGCGGTGGAGGGGATGCGTCTGCGCATCCTCATCGACGGCGAACTGCGTTCCGAGAGCGAGCCGTTCACGCTCGAGCCGGGCGACTCCCACGAGTTCTCGTTCGAGTGGGACACCACCGACCATGCCTGGACCGACGGCGCGGCATCCGAACCGTACGAGATCCGGATGGAGCTCGTCGACGAGGACGGCGTCGTGAAAGCGCTCGAGGGCGCCGTGACCGTCGAGCCGCGGCCCATCGTGGCCGTGCCGGGCTTCGGCGGCAGCCCCGCGGATTGGCAGCAGTTCGCCGACCATGTCGCCGCGCAGCGCGACGACTGGTCGGTGACGCTCGCCGGCCAGAGCCTGCCGGGTTCGGCGGGAACCACGATCGAGGCGAACGCCGAGCTGCTCGCCGACGACATCCTCTCGGTGCAGGCGGTGACCAACGCGCGCCGCGTGGACCTCGTCGCCCACTCCACGGGCGGCCTCGCGGCCCGGCTCTACCTCGACTCGCTCATGCCGACGGGCGATGATCGCCCCGTCGAGCAGCTGCTCATGCTGGGCACGCCCAACGGCGGCTCCCCCTGCTCGGACATGTTCCTCACGGGTGTGCACCTCGAGACCCGCACCGACGTCATGCGGCTGTTCAACGAGCGGGTCACCGAGACCCACGGGGTGCGCGTCGCCGCGGCCGCGGGCACCGGACTCGGCACGAGCTGCTGGTCGGACGAGCCCGGCGACGGGACCACCCACGCGGGTTCGGCCCTGCAGGGGGTCGGCGACGTGTTCACCGCGCCCGTGCTGCTCGACGAGCTGCTCAGCGACGAGAGCGTGTTCCGCGACTTCCTGCGGCCGCGGCTCACCCAGCCCGCTCCCGGATGGTCGCTCGGGCAGGCGATCTCCGATCTGGTCCGCGGCATCGGCGCCTTCTTCGCCGGCTTCGCCGCGGAGCCCGCCGTCCCCCAGGTGCTCGACACCAAGACGGTGACGCTGCAGCCGGGCGAGACCTTCCGCGGCGGCGGCACGGTGAACACCGGCGACGCGAGCCGCACGGGCCTCACCCTCGTCGCGCCGGCATCCGTGACGGGCACCCTGTCGCAGGGACCGGGCACCCCCGTCACGACGCTGCCCGCGGGGGCGGCCACCGTGTCGCACCGCACGGCGACCGTGCAACGGCCGGCGCGGGGCGCGTGGACGGCGAGCTTCGTCAACACCTCGGACGAGCCGGTCACCATCCACTACGCCCACTGGGTGGAGGGGACGCGCGCGGTCGTGCGCGCCGACATCGCCGCGATCGACGACCTCGGGTCGGCGCTCATCACCTCCCGGATCGACGGACCCGGCTCGGTGCGCCGCCCGCTCACGATCGCGGCGACGACCCTCGACGCGCGCGGCGCCTGGCACAACTCGACGCTGCGCGACGACGGCACGGCGGGCGACGCCGTCGCCGGCGACGGCATCTACAGTGCTCGGCTCGACGCCCTGCCGCCGGGCCCGGTGGGCACCCGGACGCGGGCCGTCGTCGACGACTACGCGCAGCTCGCGAGCGCCGCGACCGTTCTGACGATCGGCGACGACACCCCCGGCAACGACATCCCGCGGGCCGCGGACATCGAGGTCGACGCCGTCTACGCGACGCAGACCTGGGTGACCCTGCGCGGCGCGGACCCGGACGGCGATCCGCTCAGCTACCTGATCCTCGACCAGCCGGAGCACGGCACCCTCGACGGCACGGCGCCGACGCTCAGCTACCTGCCCCCGCGCGACTACGTGGGCGAGGTGAGCTTCCGATACGCCGTGTGGGACGGCGCGGAGCGCTCGGCGCCGGCCACCGTCACCTTCCGCATCGGGAAGGCGCGCGCGGTCTCCGAGCATCGTCCGAGTGTGGGCCAAGGCGCGATCACGACCATCCCGGTGGCCCTCAGCGGGCCGGCCGGCCCCATCGAGTACCGCGCCGGATCGGCGTGGGAGGCGAGCTGGCGCGGCGAGCGCCGTGCGGTCGAGGTGGTGGACGGGCGGTACGCCTTCCCGGTCGACCTCGGCCCCGAGGTCGCCGCGGGCACGTATCCGCTGACCGTCCACTTCCCCGGTGACGCGTTCCACGAGGCGGGTGACGTGGAGATCCCGGTGCGGGTCGCTCCGAACCTCGCCCCGCGGGTCACCGCGTTCTTCGCGCCGGCCGGAGCCGAGGCGGGCTACGACACGCGCTTCGACGTGAGCGCCGTCGACTCCGAGCAGTCGATCGTCCGCTACGAGCTGGACGCCGATGGCGACGGCACCTGGGATGCCTCGCTCGAGCAGGAGCCGCGCGCGCAGTCCACGCAGTGGAACCGCAATGCCTCGTTCGTGCACCGCTACCCGGAGGCGGGCGCCTTCACGGCCCGGGTCCGGGTGACCGACCGGCTCGGCGCGAGCGACATCCGCGAGATCGCGGTCGCGGTGGCTCCGCATCGGGAGCTGGGCGCGAACGATCTCGTGCGGCTCCCCGACGGCCGTCCCTTCGCGCTCGACCCGAGCGACGGTCGGTTCGAGGGCGCGGCGCCCGCTGCCGTGGCCGACGGCGGACGCTTCCTCCTCGTGGACGCCGTCGTGACGGGTCCCGGAGACGGACAGTCCGAATGGCGGCAGCGCTTCACGGTCCTCGACCGGTCGACCGGCGAGCGTCGCGACTACCTGTTCTCCTCCGCGCAGAGCGTCCCGCCCGTCGAGCTGTCGCCCGAGCACCCGCTCGCGACGGTCGGCGACCAGCTGATCCATCTCGACACCGGCGAGGTGGAGGAGCGGCACGGCGTGCACCTCGACCCGACGTCGATCTCCGACGACGGACGCTACGCGCTCGGTCGAGACCCGGAGGGGCGGGATCGGCTGCGCGATCTGGTGGCCGGAACCTCGGCGCCGTTCGCGCTGCCGGGGACCGAGCACCGCGTGATCAGCGGCGATGGCTCGACGATCGCGGCCGCCACCGACGCGGGCGCCATCGCGGTGCTCGATCGCGCGAGCGGGCAGGTCACGGAGCACCCCGTCGCCGAGGTGCCGCTGCGGACGATCGACATCTCCGACGACGGGCGCTGGGTGCTCGTGCGGGCCGACGACGGGCTGTTCCGCGCCGACCTCGAGACGGATGAGCTCGTCGAGGTGACGACCGCCACGGCGGGCAGCCGGGCTGCGGGCTCGACGGGTCAGGCGCTGCTGAGCGGCGACGGCTCGACGGCCGTCGTGTGGGCCTCCCTCGCACCGGGCCTGCCGTGGCAGGTGCTGCACGTGGACATCGACTCGGGCGCGTCCCGGCTCGTGACCGCCGATCGGGACGGCCGTCCGGGTCGGGTGATCGCCGAGGGTGACCGCTACTGCACGAGCGCGGACGGAGGGGACGCGGACGGCTGCGTGGCCTACGAGCCCGTCGACACCGACCCGTTGCTCTCGGTGTCGGATGACGGCGAGACCGTGCTCTACGCCTCGAACCTGAACTCCCTCGTCCCGGGCGACGTGCACCTGGTGGCATCCCCCGGCGACGGGCAGGCGAACGACGAGTGGCAGGCCAGACGCCAGCTGAACTATCTCGTCTGGAACGCACAGGCCGCGCCCGAGGAGCCCCAGGAGCCGGAAGAGCCCCAGGAGCCGGAGGAGCCCCAGGAGCCCGAGGAGCCCGAAGGCCCGCAGGATCCCGAAGGCCCCCAGGAGCCCGGGGAGCCCGGACCGGGCCGGCAGCCCGGCGACTCCGCGCCCTCGAGCGGGGGCGGGCCGCTCGCCGAGTCCGGCGTCTCCGGCCTCGAGCTCCCGATGACGGCCGCCGTGCTGGCGATCCTGATCGGCGGCCTGCTCGCGCTCCGGCGCCGCGACCGCCGCCGCGAGGGTCGCGGATGAGCGGTCACCAGCGCGGGGCGGCTCCCAGCTGCGCCGCGACGTCGGCGGTGAGCCGCGTCGCGGCGGCGGCGTGGTGTGCTGCCGCGTCGTCCCAGCCGAGCCGAGCCGCGAGCCGCGCGAGGAGCGCGTCGCGCGGCCCCCAGCAGGCGAGCGCGGTCCCGCCCGTGATGAGCGCCGCCCGGGAATCCGCGAGCGCTTCGTACGCCTCGGTGAGCAGCGGCGTGCCGAGCCGCACCGCGACCTCGGCCACCTGGGCGCGCTCGAAGTCCGAGCCCCAGTACGGGAGGACGGGCACCTGGCGCAAGCCCCAGCGGGCCTGCATCGAACGCGCCTCCCCCGTCGCGTCGACCTCGGCGAGGGCGAGCACGGCGGTCCAGCGCAGCGAGCGGTGGGCGTCCTCGGAGGCCTTCGCGACGATCTCGTCCACGACCTCCCCGACGCGGTTCTCCAGGCGGGCGAGCGTCAGCTGCTGCACGGCGCGACCCCAGTCGCCGCCCCAGATGCTCGTGCGCTTGAGGATCGCGTAGGTGCGCTCGACGAGCTCGTGCGCCTCGTCCAGGCGCCCCCCGAGCATCGCGGCGCAGGCGAGCTGGCCGGTGTACTGGGCCTCGAACTCCATCCGGCCGAACCGCGGGATGAGCTCGCCCGCGCGACTCGAGTCCTCGAACCAGCCGTCGACATCGCCGGCCGCAAGGCGTACGGATGCGCGATGCAGGCGCGCGACGATCTCGCCGGGCGCCGAACCGCCGTCGCCGCCGAGCGCGACCCAGCGGTCGAGCGACGCGAGGCGCTCCGCATCCCGGCCGGGCCGCCAGCGGGAGAACACCTGGGCGCCGAGGGCGCGGGCGAGCAGTGCGGAGTCGCCGGTCGCACCGGCGAGCGAGACGGCGCGATCCGCCTCGACGACCCCCCGCTCGCGCTCGGCGGCGTCCCCGTAGTACAGCTCGAGCGACAGCGCCGCGTGGAGCTCGATGCGCTGGCCGAGCGGGAGAACGGCCCCCTCGGCGAGCAGCGGCTCGAACAGGGCGATCGTCTCCCGATCGACCTCCCCGAGCTGCCGCCAGTTCCAGAGCGTGATGCTGCCGAGCAGGGCGAGCGCCCGCACCGTCGTCTCACGGTCGCCGAGCGCCTGCGCCGTGCGGAGCACCCGGCGCAGGGTGCTGGCCGCCCCCTGCACGTCGCCCGCGCTGCGCTGCTCCTCGGTGAGCAGCACGAGCACCTCCACGCGCTCGCGCGGTGTCGCATCGGGGTCGAGCATGAGCAGCGCATCGGCGCGGAACCGCGCGGCACGGTCGTAGGCGAGACTGGCCCGCGCGCGGTCGGCGGCGACCATGCAGGCCGCGAACGCGTCGCTCGACGGCACCCCGAGCGCCGCCTCGACGCGGTGATGCGCGAGCTCCTCGATGGCCGCCTCCGGATCGCCGGCGTGCAGCGCCGCGAGCGCGTCGGCGTACCGCGCGTGCAGCAGCGCCCGACGCGAACGCGGCAACGACCCGAGCACGGCGTCGCGGGCGAGGCTGTGGCTGAACGCCCAGCCGTCGGCATCCGCCCGCACCACGCCGAAGCGGGCCGCCGCCTCGAGAGCGTCGGCCACCTCGTGCGCTGTGCAGGCGAGCGCATGCGCGAGCACCCGGGGCTGCAGCGCGAGCCCGCCGACCGCGGCCAGCTCGAGCAGACGCTGCGCCTCCTCGGGGAGCAGCGCGATGCGCTGGGCGAGCAGCTCCGCGACGGACGCCGGCAGCGGACCGTCCTCCTCGCCCGCGAGCAGGCTCGTGAGGAAGAAGGCGTTGCCTCCCGTGCGCTCCACGAGCCGCTCGACGCGGTCGCGCAGGGCGCCCGGCTCGAGCGGCTCGCGGCTGTAGGCGCGCACCAGCTCCGCGACCTCGGCGGGCGAGAACGGGGTCAGCAGGTGTCGGCTCGCCTCGCTCTCGCGCCCCAACGCCGCGAGCGTCGCGGCGACCTCGGCGCGTGCGGATTCGGGGTGCCGCGCCGTCACGACGACGGCGCACGCCGCCTCGCGGATGCTCGACGCGAGGAGACGGAGGGCGTGGAGCGAGGCGGCGTCCGCCCACTGGATGTCGTCGAGCACGAGCAGCACCGGCCCCCGCGCGGCCGTGGCGAGCACCCGTCCGACGATCTCCTCGGAGAGCGCGAAGCGGGCGTGGTCGTCACGCAGCTCGACGTCGCGGCCGCCGCGCAGCTCGGCGAGCGGATCGGCGAGCTCGGGTTCGAGGGCGGCGAGCACGCGCGTCCACATCCACAGCGGCGGGGCGCCCGCGCCGTCCGCCGATCGCGCCCAGGCGACCCGCAGCCCCAGCCCGGCGGCGCGCTCCGCGGCGAAGCGCGCGAGATGCGTCTTGCCGATCCCCGCCGCCCCCTCGAACACCACGATCCGCCCCCGGCCCGCGCCGGCGTCGCGGATCGCGCGATCGACCGCGGCGCGCTGGGCCGTGCGGCCGACGGTCGTCGCCGAGGGCTCGGGCGCCTCCCCGGCGGATGCCCGCACCGGATCGCGCAGCAGTCGGGTGTGCAGCTCGCGCACGCGCGGCCCCGGGTCGATGCCGAGCGAGTCGGCCAGCAGCTCGCGGAACTCGTCGAACAGGGCGAGCGCGATCGCGGTGTTGCCCGCCTCGTGCTCGGCGCTCATCCGGAGCTCCCAGTAGCTCTCGTCGAGGGGTTCCGCCTCCGTCAGCACCCGCGCCATCGCCGCGGCCCGCCGCGCGTCGCCGAGACCCAGCAGCACCCGTGCCTCGAGCTCGTCGACGCGCCGGTGCAACCGCAGCAGGCGTTGCGCCTCGAGCCGCAGGTCGCTGCACGCGGCGAGGCCCGCGAAGGGGTCGCCGCGCCACAGCTCGCGCGCGCGGTCGATCGCGGTCATCGCCGCCGACCAGTCCTGTCGGCGGCTCTCGTGCTCGGCGCGGGTGATCTCGCGCTGGAAGGCGACGACGTCGATCGCCTCCGGGTCCAGCTCGAGCGCGTAACCGGGCGGCCGGGTCGCGATGCGGATGCCGAGCGGCTCGAGCTGGCGGCGCAGCCGCGAGACGTACACGTAGAGCGTCGACACCCCCGACTGCGGCGGATCGTCCTCCCACAGCTGGCCCATGAGGCGCTGCGCGGAGACCACCCGCCCGGGTTCGAGCGCGAGCAGCGCGAGCAGCGCCGCCACCCGGCCCGCCTGAGGGATCACGGCCGGCGCGCCCGGCATCCGCACCTCCGCCGGGCCGAGGAGCGCGAGCATCGCCTACACCGCCGCCGGCGGACGCCAGGACTGGATGGCGGCGAGCTGCCGCGCGGTCGCCGAGGCGGGGGTGAGGCGCATGAGGGCGTTGCGGGCGGTCACCCCGAGGCGCCCGCGGGTGTGCGCGACCGCACCCACCGTGCGCGCCCGCCGCGCGATCGGCTGGGTGCGCGAGCGTCGCAGGCGGTCGTATTCGGCGAGCGCGGTGTCGAGGTCGCCCGGCGACGGCGTCGGCTCGGCGGAGATCCGGCCGAGCAGCGCCACGAGGGTCGCCGCGTCCTCCATCGCCTGACCGCCGCCCTGCCCGAGGTCGGGCGTCATGGCGTGGGCGGCATCCCCGAGCAGCACGCAGCGGCCGCGGCGGAAGGTGGGCGCCGGCCCCGCGAGGTCGTTGATGTCGAGGCGGAAGACGGTCTCGGGCGCGGTTCCGCGGATGAGCTCGGGGATGGGGTGATGCCAGCTTCCGAATCGGCGCACGACCTCCGCGTACTCGTCGTCGATCGTCGAGCCGGCCGGCATGGTGGCGACCGCGAACCAGTAGATCCGTCCGTCGGCGAGCGGCGCCAGACCGAAGCGCTCGCCGTGGCCCCAGGTCTCCCCCGCCTCGCCGCCCAGGTCGACCGGCTGCTCGGTGACGCCGCGCCAGGTGCTGTAGCCGGAGTAGTGGATGCCGGGGTCTCCTGGCCAGGAGGAGCGCACGCGGCTGCGGATGCCGTCTGCCGCGACGACGAGGTCGAAGCGTTCGCTGCCGTCAGCGGTGCGCAGCTCGGCACCGTCCGGGGAGACCTCGAGCACCTCGACGCCGAGGCGCAGGGTTCCCGGCTCGAGGGCCTCGAGCAGGATGCGATGCAGCTCGGCGCGGTGCACGATCCGCAGCTCGGTGACGGCGTTGGAGGGGATCGTGGCGAGCCATCCGCCGTCGGGGCGCCGCTGTCCGCCGCGCAGGCGGCCCGCCTGGGTCGAGGTGATGGCACGGAAGGCGTCGCCGAGGCCGAGCGACTCGAGCGCGGTGAGCCCGTTGGCGAAGATCGACAGCCCGGAGCCGACCGGTTTGAGCTCGGCGGCGCGCTCGTAGATCGTGACCTCCGCCCCCGCCCGCTGGAGGCCGACGGCCGTGCACAGCCCGCCGATCCCTGCTCCGATGACCGCTGCGCGCATCGTCGTCCCGACCTTTCTCGAACCTTCCTCTACAGGTGTGGAGTGCTGATGCGCCACACTCTACACCCGTAGAGGCACTAGCATGCAAGGTCAGATGAGCACAGCCACGCCGAGCCCGCCCAACCGCCGGGAGACGATCGCCGACGCCGCGATCACCGTCATCGCCCGCGACGGCCTGCGAGGCCTCACCCACCGCGCCGTCGACCGCCAGGCGGAGCTGCCCCCCGGCTCCACCTCGTACTACGCCTCCACCCGCCTCGCCCTCATCGAGCTCGTCGCGCGCCGGCTCGCCGACCGCTCCGCGCGCGACCTGGGCGTGCTGTTCGCCGAGCTCGAACGCCTCTCGGTCGAGAAGCAGGACGACCCCGGCCGCTTCGAGGTCGCGGTCGCCGTGCTCACCGGATTCATCAACCGGCTCGCGGAGCGCGCCGACGACATGCGCGCCCGCTACGCCCTCGTCATCGACCTCGCCGAACGCGACACCATCCGCCCCATCCTCACGAGCGCATCGCCGCTGCTCGGCAGCACCCTCGACGTGGCCTCCGGATTCCTGCGCCGGCTCGGGGTGAACGCGGCACCCGAACAGGTGCAGGACCTCGTGCTGCTCACCGACGGGCTCGTCTTCACCCTCGTCTCGCGCGCCGGCTACGGCTACAAGCGGATCGACGCCGAAGCGGTCGTGCGGGCCTACCTGACCGCGATCGCGGGGCCCGCCCACCTTGCACCGGCGGCGCCCGAGACCCCGCAGGATGCAAGACCGGCGACAGGTGCCCATGGGAGAACGGGGGTGTCAGCCACCCCGACCGAAAGGGAACCCATGTC
The Protaetiibacter larvae DNA segment above includes these coding regions:
- a CDS encoding Calx-beta domain-containing protein encodes the protein MSSPLPARLRRAAAAILATALLLPLLVTPSGAAAAAAEETPDCTTSWVGPSLQGSWIEPANWSAGVPDEEDVACIAADEVIVPDDEVAEAGRLFGQGEIIVEGWITVAGDSSVQKITLLGEHDRASDPILGIQPDATLTVEELQAVQADGALVMGAGNLFVGTAFDVTWSRLQVLTRIGTADTVVARIGRESSLVLTGGGELDGEWTIDADGGIETTASVGWFGGSTLGGAGELRVLEHGRVMLNATATLGATSIAAGGELWLGAPGALGTLEVAGTLLLDRDATATELALDGGVVGSVGDLTVSGETTSRGGSATTSGTLETSTLQLQEGTLALVGTQLVAAQLEVPDGGTAGVTLDAAAGLELRNGTVHPGAALSVEGEGTTEITGSLTVDGGATTLASPTVVANDAFVGVGSGGSLRLLGDGGRIAGSMHAADDAALTFGGRLDIAATGLVSGGTVTVAPGAALTSSGWLAAALFENAGEVTLTGEAQLVATRVVTSGAFELSGTAQFVAAGGVEVTGGRLDIGTRSGVDVTGGVPGTVLRVAEGAELAGTGVVFGDVRNEGTLAPGGVTDYDALRIEGDYTQTGTGALRVRLGQLQLDELRVTGTARLGGALEVLPDPDAAIPGSYDVLVAADALGAFATTPGDCHRVFRDGGTVTVQLRLCVTVSDAEVDEDGGSVEVPIVLSAAPTEPVRVTWSTKDGSAKGGEDFEALYGTVEFAPGEHEQSVVIPIIDDEYRDGDLEFFVRLELAIGAEIVHDEALVIIRENESMPEWTTRVVDPLARVRISHLDESTVYWGRADDDSTSYATRLSDGRVTELAGVHRVVDTSDGVAIGMCASEDPGVFEEPCWSADGEEWEPMWSPAGGTTELIALSAYGHVVGRFTPTGHPESARDLVWISPDETPGDLTGPGAVVDMNARGEMIFVSRTGDGRSWFRDAAGTAVELPGSGDETRTRTVATALNDEGDVVGYWDGPGATPLAWAWNAGDVVELGRGAPTDVNNRGDVIGEVEVQGLPRAWISWDGRWELLHEVGDAVDLGYGAYTGTSRINESRIIAASLGLREFDAHSDVVLYPTGTAPEPPRLEFGGRMDEELVAGDGDDRVLVSGRTIDGNLVRLTAIVRDNDAPDEPAVEGMRLRILIDGELRSESEPFTLEPGDSHEFSFEWDTTDHAWTDGAASEPYEIRMELVDEDGVVKALEGAVTVEPRPIVAVPGFGGSPADWQQFADHVAAQRDDWSVTLAGQSLPGSAGTTIEANAELLADDILSVQAVTNARRVDLVAHSTGGLAARLYLDSLMPTGDDRPVEQLLMLGTPNGGSPCSDMFLTGVHLETRTDVMRLFNERVTETHGVRVAAAAGTGLGTSCWSDEPGDGTTHAGSALQGVGDVFTAPVLLDELLSDESVFRDFLRPRLTQPAPGWSLGQAISDLVRGIGAFFAGFAAEPAVPQVLDTKTVTLQPGETFRGGGTVNTGDASRTGLTLVAPASVTGTLSQGPGTPVTTLPAGAATVSHRTATVQRPARGAWTASFVNTSDEPVTIHYAHWVEGTRAVVRADIAAIDDLGSALITSRIDGPGSVRRPLTIAATTLDARGAWHNSTLRDDGTAGDAVAGDGIYSARLDALPPGPVGTRTRAVVDDYAQLASAATVLTIGDDTPGNDIPRAADIEVDAVYATQTWVTLRGADPDGDPLSYLILDQPEHGTLDGTAPTLSYLPPRDYVGEVSFRYAVWDGAERSAPATVTFRIGKARAVSEHRPSVGQGAITTIPVALSGPAGPIEYRAGSAWEASWRGERRAVEVVDGRYAFPVDLGPEVAAGTYPLTVHFPGDAFHEAGDVEIPVRVAPNLAPRVTAFFAPAGAEAGYDTRFDVSAVDSEQSIVRYELDADGDGTWDASLEQEPRAQSTQWNRNASFVHRYPEAGAFTARVRVTDRLGASDIREIAVAVAPHRELGANDLVRLPDGRPFALDPSDGRFEGAAPAAVADGGRFLLVDAVVTGPGDGQSEWRQRFTVLDRSTGERRDYLFSSAQSVPPVELSPEHPLATVGDQLIHLDTGEVEERHGVHLDPTSISDDGRYALGRDPEGRDRLRDLVAGTSAPFALPGTEHRVISGDGSTIAAATDAGAIAVLDRASGQVTEHPVAEVPLRTIDISDDGRWVLVRADDGLFRADLETDELVEVTTATAGSRAAGSTGQALLSGDGSTAVVWASLAPGLPWQVLHVDIDSGASRLVTADRDGRPGRVIAEGDRYCTSADGGDADGCVAYEPVDTDPLLSVSDDGETVLYASNLNSLVPGDVHLVASPGDGQANDEWQARRQLNYLVWNAQAAPEEPQEPEEPQEPEEPQEPEEPEGPQDPEGPQEPGEPGPGRQPGDSAPSSGGGPLAESGVSGLELPMTAAVLAILIGGLLALRRRDRRREGRG
- a CDS encoding ATP-binding protein translates to MLALLGPAEVRMPGAPAVIPQAGRVAALLALLALEPGRVVSAQRLMGQLWEDDPPQSGVSTLYVYVSRLRRQLEPLGIRIATRPPGYALELDPEAIDVVAFQREITRAEHESRRQDWSAAMTAIDRARELWRGDPFAGLAACSDLRLEAQRLLRLHRRVDELEARVLLGLGDARRAAAMARVLTEAEPLDESYWELRMSAEHEAGNTAIALALFDEFRELLADSLGIDPGPRVRELHTRLLRDPVRASAGEAPEPSATTVGRTAQRAAVDRAIRDAGAGRGRIVVFEGAAGIGKTHLARFAAERAAGLGLRVAWARSADGAGAPPLWMWTRVLAALEPELADPLAELRGGRDVELRDDHARFALSEEIVGRVLATAARGPVLLVLDDIQWADAASLHALRLLASSIREAACAVVVTARHPESARAEVAATLAALGRESEASRHLLTPFSPAEVAELVRAYSREPLEPGALRDRVERLVERTGGNAFFLTSLLAGEEDGPLPASVAELLAQRIALLPEEAQRLLELAAVGGLALQPRVLAHALACTAHEVADALEAAARFGVVRADADGWAFSHSLARDAVLGSLPRSRRALLHARYADALAALHAGDPEAAIEELAHHRVEAALGVPSSDAFAACMVAADRARASLAYDRAARFRADALLMLDPDATPRERVEVLVLLTEEQRSAGDVQGAASTLRRVLRTAQALGDRETTVRALALLGSITLWNWRQLGEVDRETIALFEPLLAEGAVLPLGQRIELHAALSLELYYGDAAERERGVVEADRAVSLAGATGDSALLARALGAQVFSRWRPGRDAERLASLDRWVALGGDGGSAPGEIVARLHRASVRLAAGDVDGWFEDSSRAGELIPRFGRMEFEAQYTGQLACAAMLGGRLDEAHELVERTYAILKRTSIWGGDWGRAVQQLTLARLENRVGEVVDEIVAKASEDAHRSLRWTAVLALAEVDATGEARSMQARWGLRQVPVLPYWGSDFERAQVAEVAVRLGTPLLTEAYEALADSRAALITGGTALACWGPRDALLARLAARLGWDDAAAHHAAAATRLTADVAAQLGAAPRW
- a CDS encoding FAD-dependent monooxygenase — encoded protein: MRAAVIGAGIGGLCTAVGLQRAGAEVTIYERAAELKPVGSGLSIFANGLTALESLGLGDAFRAITSTQAGRLRGGQRRPDGGWLATIPSNAVTELRIVHRAELHRILLEALEPGTLRLGVEVLEVSPDGAELRTADGSERFDLVVAADGIRSRVRSSWPGDPGIHYSGYSTWRGVTEQPVDLGGEAGETWGHGERFGLAPLADGRIYWFAVATMPAGSTIDDEYAEVVRRFGSWHHPIPELIRGTAPETVFRLDINDLAGPAPTFRRGRCVLLGDAAHAMTPDLGQGGGQAMEDAATLVALLGRISAEPTPSPGDLDTALAEYDRLRRSRTQPIARRARTVGAVAHTRGRLGVTARNALMRLTPASATARQLAAIQSWRPPAAV